Proteins found in one Oncorhynchus tshawytscha isolate Ot180627B linkage group LG25, Otsh_v2.0, whole genome shotgun sequence genomic segment:
- the LOC121840741 gene encoding centrosomal protein of 131 kDa-like: MNPRAAADENPECCRGTDLGPGGDGNPEIPQHQDFNNVNVATDVDDVTNLRALSPALSNRRDSQCSQDIVQQSVSVEDQLQGALLSRAQSMTTLNDLTGEGNSSPRGPDWCHTFPPPSLANTTD; the protein is encoded by the exons atgaatccGC gagctgctgcaGACGAGAACCCAGAGTGCTGCAGAGGTACAGACCTCGGCCCAGGAGGAGATGGAAACCCTGAGATCCCACAGCACCAAG ACTTTAACAATGTGAACGTTGCGACTGACGTGGATGACGTCACGAACCTGAGAGCGCTGTCGCCTGCACTGTCCAATCGCAGAGATTCTCAATGCTCACAG GATATTGTGCAGCAGTCTGTGAGTGTGGAGGACCAGTTACAGGGGGCGCTGTTGAGCAGAGCCCAGTCTATGACCACCCTGAACGACCTGACAGGGgagggcaactccagtcctcgagggcctgattggtgtcacactttcccACCACCATCCTTAGCAAACACAACTGATTAA